The Cottoperca gobio chromosome 22, fCotGob3.1, whole genome shotgun sequence genome contains a region encoding:
- the aspg gene encoding 60 kDa lysophospholipase isoform X3 — MADSSFNNMTSLARALSQPTLDLNEMTEVEVIPPRNIQLHRCRRRKLSSCNSIESVEPLTSPSVVEARVLVINTGGTIGMTLHDNVLAPKANAFFKSLRKLPILHDELYAQQTCLYQCYGSENSLVLPNPTPHSGHLFHGLSKDNKRIVYTILEYNPLLDSSNMTTDDWGIIGKDIEKNYENYDGFVILHGTDTMAYTASALSFMCEHLGKPIILTGSQVPIYEMRNDGRDNLLGALLIAGHFVIPEVCLYFYNKLYRGNRSTKVDTGSFNAFSSPNLAPLASAEVDITINWDTVWRANTTAKFQVNTEMNRNVGLLRLFPGITSATMRAFLQPPMEGVVLETYGSGNAPDNQPDLLVELKKATDSGVIIINCTQCLRGTVSASYATGKVLMDAGLIGGGDMTPEAALSKLSYVLAKKDLSLDARKKMMAQNLRGEMSAADLAGAKLCLSDSRFIQVIAKSLSISCKEELEAIRDALTPPLACAAAKIGDIEALEALKEMGSNLCLGDYDGRTPLHIAACEGHFKLVQYLLGHGATVYAKDRYGDTPLCNAVRFRHREVVKLLRKTGAHFSRDELEEAGTELCSLAASGDLEGLEIWSLAGADLNKPGYDGQTAILVAQAVGKKEVVAFLVQLMSQKAKSGVIEFTAAPTGL; from the exons ATGGCGGACTCCAGCTTCAACAACATGACATCTCTTGCCCGGGCTTTGTCACAACCTACACTGGATCTGAATGAAATGACCGAGGTTGAAGTTATTCCTCCAAGAAATATTCAGCTGCATCGATGTCGAAGGAGAAAGTTATCGAGCTGCAACTCGATTGAGTCCGTGGAGCCGTTGACTTCACCTTCGGTTGTTGAGGCGCGAGTCCTTGTTATCAACACCGGAGGAACTATAGGGATGACACTTCATGATAATG TGCTTGCTCCAAAAGCCAATGCTTTTTTTAAGAGCCTGCGCAAGTTGCCTATCCTTCACGATGAGTTGTATGCCCAGCAGACCTGCCTGTATCAGTGCTATGGATCAGAAAACAGCCTGGTCCTGCC GAATCCAACGCCCCATTCTGGCCACCTATTTCACGG gCTGAGTAAAGACAATAAGAGGATAGTCTACACTATTTTAGAGTACAACCCTTTGCTTGACTCCTCCAATATGACCACGGATGACTGGGGTATAATTGGAAAGGACATTGAG AAGAACTACGAAAACTATGACGGTTTTGTGATCCTCCATGGCACAGACACTATGGCGTACACAGCCTCTGCCCTGTCCTTCATGTGCGAACATTTGGGAAAACCAATCATTCTCACCGGGTCACAG GTGCCGATCTATGAGATGAGGAATGATGGCAGAGACAACCTGCTGGGGGCGCTGCTCATCGCTGGCCACTTTGTCATTCCTGAG GTGTGCTTGTATTTCTACAACAAACTCTACAGAGGGAATCGTTCCACCAAGGTGGATACTGGGAGTTTCAATGCCTTCTCCTCTCCTAACTTGGCTCCTCTGGCCTCTGCTGAAGTGGACATTACAA tcAACTGGGATACAGTGTGGAGGGCAAACACCACAGCAAAGTTTCAAGTCAACACTGAGATGAACAGGAACGTGGGCCTGCTCAGGCTGTTTCCAGGAATCACTTCTGCTACT ATGAGGGCTTTCCTTCAGCCGCCCATGGAGGGTGTGGTCCTGGAGACCTACGGCAGCGGAAATGCCCCCGATAACCAGCCTGACCTGTTGGTGGAGCTGAAGAAGGCCACTGACTCTGgtgtcatcatcatcaactGCACCCAGTGTCTGAGGGGAACCGTGTCTGCATCTTACGCCACTGGCAAG GTGTTGATGGATGCAGGGCTGATAGGTGGTGGTGACATGACTCCAGAGGCTGCGCTGTCAAAGCTGTCTTACGTATTGGCCAAGAAAGATTTAAGTCTTGATGCCAGAAAAAAG ATGATGGCTCAGAACCTGCGAGGAGAGATGAGTGCTGCTGACTTAGCAGGAGCCAAGCTTTGTCTGAGTGACAGCCGCTTCATCCAGGTCATCGCCAAGTCCCTGAGCATCAGCTGCAAGGAG GAGCTGGAAGCCATCCGTGATGCCCTGACTCCCCCTCTGGCATGTGCTGCGGCTAAGATCGGAGACATAGAGGCCTTGGAAGCCCTAAAGGAAATG GGCAGTAACTTGTGTCTGGGTGACTATGATGGACGTACACCCCTACATATTGCCGCCTGTGAGGGCCACTTCAAACTGGTGCAGTACCTACTGGGTCATGGAGCTACAGTCTATGCTAAGGATCGCTATGGCGACACACCCCTATGCAACGCTGTACGCTTCAG ACACAGGGAGGTGGTGAAGCTGCTGAGAAAGACTGGAGCTCACTTCTCCAGAGACGAGTTGGAGGAAGCAGGAacagaactgtgcag CCTGGCAGCCAGTGGTGACCTGGAGGGCCTGGAAATCTGGAGCCTTGCTGGAGCGGATCTAAATAAACCAGGCTATGACGGGCAGACAGCAATTCTAGTG GCCCAGGCTGTTGGCAAAAAGGAAGTGGTGGCATTTTTAGTTCAACTCATGAGCCAAAAAGCCAAG AGCGGAGTGATCGAGTTCACAGCTGCCCCGACCGGACTGTGA
- the aspg gene encoding 60 kDa lysophospholipase isoform X1, whose translation MADSSFNNMTSLARALSQPTLDLNEMTEVEVIPPRNIQLHRCRRRKLSSCNSIESVEPLTSPSVVEARVLVINTGGTIGMTLHDNVLAPKANAFFKSLRKLPILHDELYAQQTCLYQCYGSENSLVLPNPTPHSGHLFHGLSKDNKRIVYTILEYNPLLDSSNMTTDDWGIIGKDIEKNYENYDGFVILHGTDTMAYTASALSFMCEHLGKPIILTGSQVPIYEMRNDGRDNLLGALLIAGHFVIPEVCLYFYNKLYRGNRSTKVDTGSFNAFSSPNLAPLASAEVDITINWDTVWRANTTAKFQVNTEMNRNVGLLRLFPGITSATMRAFLQPPMEGVVLETYGSGNAPDNQPDLLVELKKATDSGVIIINCTQCLRGTVSASYATGKVLMDAGLIGGGDMTPEAALSKLSYVLAKKDLSLDARKKMMAQNLRGEMSAADLAGAKLCLSDSRFIQVIAKSLSISCKEELEAIRDALTPPLACAAAKIGDIEALEALKEMGSNLCLGDYDGRTPLHIAACEGHFKLVQYLLGHGATVYAKDRYGDTPLCNAVRFRHREVVKLLRKTGAHFSRDELEEAGTELCSLAASGDLEGLEIWSLAGADLNKPGYDGQTAILVAQAVGKKEVVAFLVQLMSQKAKTVFGEFNEYNEYYDDDDGDDESGVIEFTAAPTGL comes from the exons ATGGCGGACTCCAGCTTCAACAACATGACATCTCTTGCCCGGGCTTTGTCACAACCTACACTGGATCTGAATGAAATGACCGAGGTTGAAGTTATTCCTCCAAGAAATATTCAGCTGCATCGATGTCGAAGGAGAAAGTTATCGAGCTGCAACTCGATTGAGTCCGTGGAGCCGTTGACTTCACCTTCGGTTGTTGAGGCGCGAGTCCTTGTTATCAACACCGGAGGAACTATAGGGATGACACTTCATGATAATG TGCTTGCTCCAAAAGCCAATGCTTTTTTTAAGAGCCTGCGCAAGTTGCCTATCCTTCACGATGAGTTGTATGCCCAGCAGACCTGCCTGTATCAGTGCTATGGATCAGAAAACAGCCTGGTCCTGCC GAATCCAACGCCCCATTCTGGCCACCTATTTCACGG gCTGAGTAAAGACAATAAGAGGATAGTCTACACTATTTTAGAGTACAACCCTTTGCTTGACTCCTCCAATATGACCACGGATGACTGGGGTATAATTGGAAAGGACATTGAG AAGAACTACGAAAACTATGACGGTTTTGTGATCCTCCATGGCACAGACACTATGGCGTACACAGCCTCTGCCCTGTCCTTCATGTGCGAACATTTGGGAAAACCAATCATTCTCACCGGGTCACAG GTGCCGATCTATGAGATGAGGAATGATGGCAGAGACAACCTGCTGGGGGCGCTGCTCATCGCTGGCCACTTTGTCATTCCTGAG GTGTGCTTGTATTTCTACAACAAACTCTACAGAGGGAATCGTTCCACCAAGGTGGATACTGGGAGTTTCAATGCCTTCTCCTCTCCTAACTTGGCTCCTCTGGCCTCTGCTGAAGTGGACATTACAA tcAACTGGGATACAGTGTGGAGGGCAAACACCACAGCAAAGTTTCAAGTCAACACTGAGATGAACAGGAACGTGGGCCTGCTCAGGCTGTTTCCAGGAATCACTTCTGCTACT ATGAGGGCTTTCCTTCAGCCGCCCATGGAGGGTGTGGTCCTGGAGACCTACGGCAGCGGAAATGCCCCCGATAACCAGCCTGACCTGTTGGTGGAGCTGAAGAAGGCCACTGACTCTGgtgtcatcatcatcaactGCACCCAGTGTCTGAGGGGAACCGTGTCTGCATCTTACGCCACTGGCAAG GTGTTGATGGATGCAGGGCTGATAGGTGGTGGTGACATGACTCCAGAGGCTGCGCTGTCAAAGCTGTCTTACGTATTGGCCAAGAAAGATTTAAGTCTTGATGCCAGAAAAAAG ATGATGGCTCAGAACCTGCGAGGAGAGATGAGTGCTGCTGACTTAGCAGGAGCCAAGCTTTGTCTGAGTGACAGCCGCTTCATCCAGGTCATCGCCAAGTCCCTGAGCATCAGCTGCAAGGAG GAGCTGGAAGCCATCCGTGATGCCCTGACTCCCCCTCTGGCATGTGCTGCGGCTAAGATCGGAGACATAGAGGCCTTGGAAGCCCTAAAGGAAATG GGCAGTAACTTGTGTCTGGGTGACTATGATGGACGTACACCCCTACATATTGCCGCCTGTGAGGGCCACTTCAAACTGGTGCAGTACCTACTGGGTCATGGAGCTACAGTCTATGCTAAGGATCGCTATGGCGACACACCCCTATGCAACGCTGTACGCTTCAG ACACAGGGAGGTGGTGAAGCTGCTGAGAAAGACTGGAGCTCACTTCTCCAGAGACGAGTTGGAGGAAGCAGGAacagaactgtgcag CCTGGCAGCCAGTGGTGACCTGGAGGGCCTGGAAATCTGGAGCCTTGCTGGAGCGGATCTAAATAAACCAGGCTATGACGGGCAGACAGCAATTCTAGTG GCCCAGGCTGTTGGCAAAAAGGAAGTGGTGGCATTTTTAGTTCAACTCATGAGCCAAAAAGCCAAG aCAGTATTTGGTGAATTTAATGAGTATAATGaatattatgatgatgatgatggtgatgatgag AGCGGAGTGATCGAGTTCACAGCTGCCCCGACCGGACTGTGA
- the aspg gene encoding 60 kDa lysophospholipase isoform X2, giving the protein MADSSFNNMTSLARALSQPTLDLNEMTEVEVIPPRNIQLHRCRRRKLSSCNSIESVEPLTSPSVVEARVLVINTGGTIGMTLHDNVLAPKANAFFKSLRKLPILHDELYAQQTCLYQCYGSENSLVLPLSKDNKRIVYTILEYNPLLDSSNMTTDDWGIIGKDIEKNYENYDGFVILHGTDTMAYTASALSFMCEHLGKPIILTGSQVPIYEMRNDGRDNLLGALLIAGHFVIPEVCLYFYNKLYRGNRSTKVDTGSFNAFSSPNLAPLASAEVDITINWDTVWRANTTAKFQVNTEMNRNVGLLRLFPGITSATMRAFLQPPMEGVVLETYGSGNAPDNQPDLLVELKKATDSGVIIINCTQCLRGTVSASYATGKVLMDAGLIGGGDMTPEAALSKLSYVLAKKDLSLDARKKMMAQNLRGEMSAADLAGAKLCLSDSRFIQVIAKSLSISCKEELEAIRDALTPPLACAAAKIGDIEALEALKEMGSNLCLGDYDGRTPLHIAACEGHFKLVQYLLGHGATVYAKDRYGDTPLCNAVRFRHREVVKLLRKTGAHFSRDELEEAGTELCSLAASGDLEGLEIWSLAGADLNKPGYDGQTAILVAQAVGKKEVVAFLVQLMSQKAKTVFGEFNEYNEYYDDDDGDDESGVIEFTAAPTGL; this is encoded by the exons ATGGCGGACTCCAGCTTCAACAACATGACATCTCTTGCCCGGGCTTTGTCACAACCTACACTGGATCTGAATGAAATGACCGAGGTTGAAGTTATTCCTCCAAGAAATATTCAGCTGCATCGATGTCGAAGGAGAAAGTTATCGAGCTGCAACTCGATTGAGTCCGTGGAGCCGTTGACTTCACCTTCGGTTGTTGAGGCGCGAGTCCTTGTTATCAACACCGGAGGAACTATAGGGATGACACTTCATGATAATG TGCTTGCTCCAAAAGCCAATGCTTTTTTTAAGAGCCTGCGCAAGTTGCCTATCCTTCACGATGAGTTGTATGCCCAGCAGACCTGCCTGTATCAGTGCTATGGATCAGAAAACAGCCTGGTCCTGCC gCTGAGTAAAGACAATAAGAGGATAGTCTACACTATTTTAGAGTACAACCCTTTGCTTGACTCCTCCAATATGACCACGGATGACTGGGGTATAATTGGAAAGGACATTGAG AAGAACTACGAAAACTATGACGGTTTTGTGATCCTCCATGGCACAGACACTATGGCGTACACAGCCTCTGCCCTGTCCTTCATGTGCGAACATTTGGGAAAACCAATCATTCTCACCGGGTCACAG GTGCCGATCTATGAGATGAGGAATGATGGCAGAGACAACCTGCTGGGGGCGCTGCTCATCGCTGGCCACTTTGTCATTCCTGAG GTGTGCTTGTATTTCTACAACAAACTCTACAGAGGGAATCGTTCCACCAAGGTGGATACTGGGAGTTTCAATGCCTTCTCCTCTCCTAACTTGGCTCCTCTGGCCTCTGCTGAAGTGGACATTACAA tcAACTGGGATACAGTGTGGAGGGCAAACACCACAGCAAAGTTTCAAGTCAACACTGAGATGAACAGGAACGTGGGCCTGCTCAGGCTGTTTCCAGGAATCACTTCTGCTACT ATGAGGGCTTTCCTTCAGCCGCCCATGGAGGGTGTGGTCCTGGAGACCTACGGCAGCGGAAATGCCCCCGATAACCAGCCTGACCTGTTGGTGGAGCTGAAGAAGGCCACTGACTCTGgtgtcatcatcatcaactGCACCCAGTGTCTGAGGGGAACCGTGTCTGCATCTTACGCCACTGGCAAG GTGTTGATGGATGCAGGGCTGATAGGTGGTGGTGACATGACTCCAGAGGCTGCGCTGTCAAAGCTGTCTTACGTATTGGCCAAGAAAGATTTAAGTCTTGATGCCAGAAAAAAG ATGATGGCTCAGAACCTGCGAGGAGAGATGAGTGCTGCTGACTTAGCAGGAGCCAAGCTTTGTCTGAGTGACAGCCGCTTCATCCAGGTCATCGCCAAGTCCCTGAGCATCAGCTGCAAGGAG GAGCTGGAAGCCATCCGTGATGCCCTGACTCCCCCTCTGGCATGTGCTGCGGCTAAGATCGGAGACATAGAGGCCTTGGAAGCCCTAAAGGAAATG GGCAGTAACTTGTGTCTGGGTGACTATGATGGACGTACACCCCTACATATTGCCGCCTGTGAGGGCCACTTCAAACTGGTGCAGTACCTACTGGGTCATGGAGCTACAGTCTATGCTAAGGATCGCTATGGCGACACACCCCTATGCAACGCTGTACGCTTCAG ACACAGGGAGGTGGTGAAGCTGCTGAGAAAGACTGGAGCTCACTTCTCCAGAGACGAGTTGGAGGAAGCAGGAacagaactgtgcag CCTGGCAGCCAGTGGTGACCTGGAGGGCCTGGAAATCTGGAGCCTTGCTGGAGCGGATCTAAATAAACCAGGCTATGACGGGCAGACAGCAATTCTAGTG GCCCAGGCTGTTGGCAAAAAGGAAGTGGTGGCATTTTTAGTTCAACTCATGAGCCAAAAAGCCAAG aCAGTATTTGGTGAATTTAATGAGTATAATGaatattatgatgatgatgatggtgatgatgag AGCGGAGTGATCGAGTTCACAGCTGCCCCGACCGGACTGTGA